One stretch of Oceanimonas pelagia DNA includes these proteins:
- a CDS encoding ROK family transcriptional regulator, whose amino-acid sequence MTRGQIANVDLVKQVNCSAVYRLIDSRGPISRVRIAELSHLAPASVTKITRTLLEQGLIRELEHQASTGGRRAISLTTVTQDFYLVSAKLGREELLLTLYDLSGKAHGRQRLPFPRREQDILLAALHRHLADFIQRHGSGRRLVAVAVIMPGLTDAQAGRVIHHPSYPLAGVPLAHALGQALSLPVFIGNDIRAQALAEHYYGASKDSLDSVLVSVHHGVGAGIITEGRIFKSQGRDVAEIGHIHMDPLGDRCDCGNVGCLETMVADAALLRQASHMLAQGYRSCLAGQTLSMQALCRAALAEDRLALTIVRRAAERLGQALAIVVNLFNPQRVLLSGALCEAEDIVFPIINQAIIHQSLPGFHQGLPIIRARFQDDQTIGGLALVKRALLEGELLQRIMEPKP is encoded by the coding sequence ATGACCCGCGGACAAATCGCCAACGTCGACCTGGTCAAGCAGGTCAACTGCTCGGCCGTATACCGGCTTATCGACAGCCGGGGCCCCATTTCCCGAGTGCGCATTGCCGAACTCAGCCACCTGGCGCCGGCCAGCGTGACCAAGATCACCCGCACCCTGCTGGAGCAGGGGCTGATTCGCGAGCTGGAGCACCAGGCCTCCACCGGCGGCCGGCGCGCCATCTCCCTGACCACGGTCACGCAGGACTTTTACCTGGTATCGGCCAAGCTGGGCCGGGAGGAGCTGCTGCTCACCCTCTATGATCTGTCGGGGAAAGCCCACGGCCGGCAGCGGCTGCCCTTTCCCCGCCGGGAACAGGACATTCTGCTGGCCGCCCTGCACCGGCACCTTGCCGACTTTATTCAGCGCCATGGCAGCGGACGCCGGCTGGTGGCGGTGGCCGTGATCATGCCCGGTCTGACCGATGCCCAGGCCGGCCGGGTGATCCATCACCCCAGCTACCCCCTGGCCGGGGTGCCCCTGGCCCACGCCCTGGGCCAGGCCCTGAGCCTGCCGGTGTTCATTGGCAACGACATTCGCGCCCAGGCCCTGGCCGAGCATTATTACGGCGCCTCAAAAGACAGCCTGGACTCGGTGCTGGTGAGCGTGCATCACGGCGTGGGCGCCGGCATCATCACCGAGGGCCGCATCTTCAAGAGCCAGGGCCGGGACGTGGCCGAGATCGGCCATATCCACATGGACCCGCTCGGCGATCGCTGCGATTGCGGCAACGTCGGCTGTCTGGAAACCATGGTGGCCGACGCCGCCCTGCTGCGCCAGGCCAGCCATATGCTGGCCCAGGGCTATCGCAGTTGCCTGGCCGGGCAAACATTGTCGATGCAGGCCCTGTGCCGGGCAGCGCTGGCCGAAGACCGGCTGGCCCTCACCATCGTGCGCCGGGCTGCCGAGCGCCTGGGCCAGGCCCTGGCCATCGTGGTCAACCTGTTCAACCCCCAGCGGGTGCTGCTGAGCGGTGCCCTGTGCGAGGCCGAAGACATCGTCTTTCCCATTATCAATCAGGCCATTATCCATCAGTCCCTGCCCGGCTTTCATCAGGGGCTGCCCATCATTCGCGCCCGCTTTCAGGACGATCAGACCATCGGCGGCCTGGCCCTGGTCAAGCGCGCCCTGCTGGAAGGCGAGCTGCTGCAACGCATTATGGAGCCCAAACCATGA
- the nagA gene encoding N-acetylglucosamine-6-phosphate deacetylase, translating to MYAFTHCTLFDGERLHTDTALVIDGARIAALLPEPALDAGLPRISLHGAVLSAGFIDLQLNGCGGVMFNHAISADTLDTMHATNLKAGTTSFLPTLITCPDEHMHRAVTVVRDYMARHPWRVPGLHLEGPYTNVVRRGIHPAHQIRALNDAMLTFLCDNAASIAMLTLAPEVNQPAHLQRLRAAGIRLAMGHTGADYDQAMAGFDAGIGFATHLYNAMTPTANGRQPGAVGAVYDASNVGAGIIADGHHVHYANIRLAHRVLGDRLCLVTDATAAAGAPPGFEQFDFCGATVYLQNGKCVDEHGTLGGSALTMLEGVKNLVQQAGLPLEAALAMASRNPARILGLEQHIGTATPGRVANLVAFDAHFNLVTTVVNGQLSS from the coding sequence ATGTACGCCTTCACCCATTGCACCCTGTTCGACGGCGAACGCCTGCACACCGACACCGCCCTGGTGATCGACGGCGCGCGCATTGCCGCCCTGCTGCCCGAGCCGGCCCTCGACGCCGGGCTCCCGCGCATTTCATTGCATGGCGCCGTGCTCAGCGCCGGCTTTATCGATTTGCAGCTCAACGGCTGCGGCGGTGTCATGTTTAATCATGCCATCAGTGCCGACACCCTGGACACCATGCACGCCACCAACCTGAAGGCGGGCACCACCAGCTTTTTGCCCACCCTCATCACCTGCCCCGACGAGCACATGCACCGGGCGGTGACCGTGGTGCGCGACTACATGGCCCGCCACCCCTGGCGGGTGCCCGGCCTGCATCTGGAAGGCCCCTACACCAATGTGGTGCGCCGGGGTATTCATCCGGCACACCAGATCAGGGCCCTGAACGACGCCATGCTGACATTTTTGTGTGACAACGCCGCCAGCATCGCCATGCTGACCCTGGCCCCCGAGGTGAACCAGCCGGCCCACCTGCAACGGCTTCGGGCCGCCGGCATTCGCCTGGCCATGGGCCACACCGGCGCCGACTACGATCAGGCCATGGCCGGCTTTGACGCCGGCATCGGCTTTGCCACCCACCTCTACAACGCCATGACCCCCACGGCCAACGGCCGCCAGCCCGGTGCCGTGGGCGCGGTGTATGACGCGTCAAATGTGGGCGCCGGCATCATCGCCGACGGCCATCATGTGCATTACGCCAATATCCGGCTGGCCCACCGGGTACTGGGGGATCGTCTGTGCCTGGTGACCGACGCCACCGCCGCCGCCGGCGCGCCGCCGGGCTTTGAACAGTTCGACTTTTGCGGTGCCACCGTGTATCTGCAAAACGGCAAATGCGTGGACGAGCACGGCACCCTTGGCGGATCGGCCCTGACCATGCTCGAGGGAGTGAAAAACCTGGTGCAGCAGGCAGGCCTGCCCCTTGAGGCGGCACTGGCCATGGCCAGCCGCAACCCGGCACGAATACTGGGCCTGGAGCAGCACATCGGCACCGCCACTCCCGGCCGGGTCGCCAATCTGGTAGCATTTGACGCACACTTCAACCTGGTTACCACCGTCGTCAACGGACAGCTTTCATCATGA
- the nagE gene encoding N-acetylglucosamine-specific PTS transporter subunit IIBC codes for MNLLGYLQTLGKALMLPIATLPVAALLLRLGQPDLLSIPFMAAAGSAIFDQLPLLFALGIAVGLARDGGGAAALAGAVGYFVLTGAVVALNADIKLSFFGGIIAGIIAGHCYNRFHGVRLPDSLGFFGGKRLVPIVTGLVCLLAALMVGLIWPPVQQAIDAFARAVAGSGAPGQFVYGALNRALIPLGLHHVLNSLFWFGLGECIKVSYEAAGQLQNICLPPALAGTLSLGGAVPGVDGASITHLAEQATRGDLNRFFAGDPTAGVFMAGFYPVMMFGLPAAALAMVLAAPKGRRARAGGLLLSVALTSLLTGITEPLEFTFMFSAPLLYVLHALLTGLALVAANGLGVLHGFGFSAGLFDLVLNWGLATHPWRLVGLGLVVGLVYFILFYGVIRVFHLATPGRDTGAAGDSATGGEREEADEWMVALGGAGNLEQIDACITRLRLSLKNTALVDDARLRALGARGVVRLGERHLQVVLGARAEAVAEAMRARRAPS; via the coding sequence GTGAACCTGTTGGGATATCTGCAAACACTGGGCAAGGCCCTGATGCTGCCCATTGCCACCCTGCCGGTGGCGGCCTTGCTGCTGCGTCTGGGGCAGCCGGATCTGCTCAGTATACCCTTTATGGCGGCGGCGGGGAGCGCCATTTTCGACCAGTTGCCGCTGCTGTTCGCCCTGGGCATTGCCGTGGGGCTGGCCAGGGACGGCGGGGGAGCGGCGGCCCTGGCCGGCGCCGTGGGCTATTTTGTGCTGACCGGGGCCGTTGTGGCCCTGAATGCTGACATCAAGCTGTCGTTTTTCGGCGGCATTATCGCCGGCATCATTGCCGGCCACTGCTATAACCGCTTTCACGGGGTACGCCTGCCCGACTCTCTGGGCTTTTTTGGCGGCAAACGGCTGGTGCCTATTGTGACCGGCCTGGTTTGCCTGCTGGCGGCCCTGATGGTGGGACTGATCTGGCCGCCCGTTCAACAGGCCATCGACGCCTTTGCCCGGGCGGTGGCCGGCTCCGGCGCGCCGGGGCAATTTGTCTATGGCGCGCTCAACCGGGCGTTGATCCCGCTGGGTCTGCATCATGTGCTCAATTCCCTGTTCTGGTTTGGCCTGGGCGAGTGCATCAAGGTGAGCTACGAGGCGGCGGGGCAGTTGCAGAACATCTGCCTGCCGCCGGCACTGGCAGGCACCCTCAGCCTGGGCGGAGCCGTGCCGGGCGTGGACGGCGCCAGCATTACTCACCTTGCCGAGCAGGCTACCCGGGGCGATCTCAACCGTTTTTTTGCCGGCGATCCCACCGCCGGGGTGTTTATGGCCGGGTTTTATCCGGTGATGATGTTCGGCCTGCCGGCAGCGGCCCTGGCCATGGTGCTGGCGGCGCCAAAGGGCCGGCGCGCCAGGGCCGGCGGTTTGCTGCTGTCGGTGGCGCTGACCTCGCTGCTCACCGGCATTACCGAACCGCTGGAATTCACCTTTATGTTTTCGGCGCCGCTGCTCTATGTGCTGCATGCCCTGCTCACCGGGCTGGCGCTGGTGGCGGCCAATGGCCTGGGAGTGCTGCACGGTTTTGGCTTTTCCGCCGGCCTGTTTGATCTGGTGCTGAACTGGGGGCTGGCTACCCACCCCTGGCGGCTGGTAGGGCTGGGGCTGGTGGTGGGACTGGTGTATTTTATCCTGTTCTACGGGGTGATCCGCGTGTTTCACCTGGCCACGCCCGGCCGAGATACCGGGGCCGCGGGGGACAGCGCAACCGGTGGCGAAAGGGAAGAGGCCGATGAATGGATGGTCGCCCTGGGGGGCGCCGGCAATCTGGAGCAGATTGACGCTTGTATTACCCGGTTGCGGCTGAGCCTGAAAAATACCGCCCTGGTCGATGATGCCCGGCTCAGGGCGCTGGGGGCCAGGGGAGTGGTGCGCCTGGGCGAGCGGCATCTGCAGGTGGTGCTCGGTGCCCGTGCCGAGGCGGTGGCCGAGGCCATGCGGGCGCGTCGGGCACCATCATAA
- a CDS encoding CreA family protein, which translates to MKNKCMAVLLAALGLAGCDNNEVGDVSLGLFTTKDIKIEVLTDPEVPGVTCHMSNIVADLDLADPSDMSISCRQTGEITPAMIAGIDRSKSGEIVFKKSKSIFLKSLKIRRIYDETSQSLLYIAYSTKETSGSYKHSMSTVPLWGTAAYRAPAAP; encoded by the coding sequence ATGAAAAACAAGTGCATGGCAGTACTGCTGGCGGCCCTGGGGCTGGCCGGCTGTGATAACAATGAAGTGGGTGATGTGTCTCTGGGGCTGTTTACCACCAAGGACATCAAAATCGAGGTGCTGACCGATCCGGAGGTGCCCGGCGTCACCTGCCACATGTCCAACATAGTGGCAGATCTGGATCTGGCCGATCCGTCCGACATGTCCATCAGCTGCCGGCAGACCGGTGAGATCACCCCGGCCATGATCGCCGGCATCGACCGCTCCAAAAGCGGCGAGATCGTGTTCAAGAAATCCAAGAGCATCTTTCTCAAGAGCCTGAAGATCCGTCGCATCTACGACGAAACCAGCCAGAGCCTGCTCTATATCGCCTACAGCACCAAGGAAACCAGCGGCAGCTACAAGCACTCCATGTCGACGGTGCCGCTGTGGGGAACGGCGGCCTATCGGGCGCCGGCCGCGCCCTGA
- a CDS encoding TMEM165/GDT1 family protein, translating into MEALTTSTLAVSIAEIGDKTQLLALVLACRFRKPVPIVIGIFLATLLNHALAGSVGVWIQGWLDPLWLRWLLAASFFAMAAWMMIPDKPDDEDSRFYRFGPLLATFVLFFLAEIGDKTQIATTLLAARFVDQFWLVVAGTTLGMMVANLPAVLVGHKGAGRIPMHWVHGVSAAIFVALGITTLWWPW; encoded by the coding sequence TTGGAAGCACTCACCACCTCCACCCTGGCCGTCTCCATCGCCGAGATCGGCGACAAGACCCAGCTGTTGGCCCTGGTACTGGCCTGCCGGTTCAGAAAGCCGGTGCCCATCGTGATCGGTATTTTTCTTGCCACCCTGCTCAATCATGCCCTGGCCGGCTCGGTGGGGGTCTGGATCCAGGGCTGGCTGGATCCGCTCTGGCTGCGCTGGCTGCTGGCGGCGTCCTTCTTTGCCATGGCGGCCTGGATGATGATCCCCGACAAGCCCGATGACGAAGACAGCCGCTTCTACCGGTTTGGCCCGTTGCTGGCGACCTTTGTGCTGTTTTTCCTGGCGGAGATCGGCGACAAGACCCAGATTGCCACCACCCTGCTGGCGGCGCGCTTTGTGGATCAGTTCTGGCTGGTGGTGGCCGGCACCACCCTGGGCATGATGGTGGCCAACCTGCCGGCGGTGCTGGTGGGGCACAAGGGTGCCGGCCGCATTCCCATGCACTGGGTACACGGCGTCAGCGCCGCCATCTTTGTGGCATTGGGCATCACCACCCTGTGGTGGCCGTGGTAA
- the nagB gene encoding glucosamine-6-phosphate deaminase has product MRLLPLADAEQVGHRAARHIATRIREFAPDEQRPFVLGLPTGSTPLPTYRALIRLHRAGAVSFRHVLTFNMDEYVGLPQAHPQSYHAVMQAQLFRHLDLPRHRHHLPDGMAGDLHAECRRYEALLAQHGPVQLFLAGVGRNGHLAFNEPGAPLDSRTRVVSLSEATRRANARFFHDTPERVPERALTVGLATLLEAEEIVLLVTGAHKARALQAAVEGPVSPQWPVSALQRHPNTLIFCDHAATRALAPSTLHPCRQHQLNPPGCPE; this is encoded by the coding sequence ATGCGCCTGCTTCCCCTGGCCGACGCCGAACAGGTCGGCCACCGGGCCGCCCGCCACATTGCCACCCGCATTCGCGAGTTTGCGCCCGACGAGCAGCGCCCCTTCGTGCTCGGCCTGCCTACCGGCAGCACGCCGTTACCCACCTACCGGGCACTGATCCGCCTGCACCGGGCGGGCGCGGTGAGCTTTCGCCATGTGCTGACCTTTAATATGGATGAATATGTGGGCCTGCCCCAGGCCCACCCGCAAAGCTACCATGCGGTAATGCAGGCGCAGCTGTTCCGCCATCTCGACCTCCCCCGGCACCGGCATCACCTGCCCGATGGCATGGCCGGGGATCTGCACGCCGAATGCCGCCGCTACGAAGCGCTGCTGGCGCAACACGGCCCGGTGCAGCTGTTTCTGGCCGGGGTGGGCCGCAATGGTCATCTGGCCTTTAACGAACCGGGAGCTCCCCTCGACTCCCGTACCCGGGTGGTGTCCCTGAGCGAGGCCACCCGCCGGGCCAACGCCCGCTTTTTTCACGACACCCCGGAACGGGTGCCGGAACGCGCCCTGACCGTGGGCCTGGCCACCCTGCTGGAAGCCGAGGAAATCGTGCTGCTGGTCACCGGTGCCCACAAGGCCCGGGCGCTGCAGGCGGCGGTAGAAGGCCCGGTCAGCCCGCAGTGGCCGGTGTCGGCACTGCAACGACACCCCAACACCCTGATTTTCTGTGATCACGCCGCCACCAGGGCGCTGGCCCCCAGCACCCTGCACCCTTGTCGGCAACACCAGCTCAACCCGCCTGGCTGTCCGGAGTAA
- the nrdD gene encoding anaerobic ribonucleoside-triphosphate reductase: protein MIRLHPEQLTAKLDSFYRYMRAANAADGSSMDPNANVTHKNIATAEAELMKDFFVQVNRGLVKNKIAEQFGDELAAEYARQIEAHEIYVHDETSLKPYCVSMTMYPFLLDGLTRLGGESRAPRHLESFCGAFVNLVFAVSSQFAGAVATVEFLTYFDYFARKDYGDDYLGTHAHAIDNHLQHVVYAINQPAAARGYQSVFWNISLFDRDYFASLFEHFVFPDGSVPAAGSVRRLQAYFLNWFNEERRKAVLTFPVVTAAMLTRNGAPADDDFAALCAGEMSRGNSFFVYMSDSADSLASCCRLRNEMTDNTFSYTLGAGGVATGSINVITLNMNRLEQDGRDLRTEVQKIQRYQVAYRRLMEVFQQQGLLTVYDAGFISLDKQFLTIGVNGMVEAAESRGIRVGNNAGYRRFVRERLKVIYDANRAARREYGYLFNTEFVPAENLGVKNAKWDRADGYAVPRDCYNSYFYAVEDEETQVLDKFVLHGHELVQYLDGGSALHLNLDEHLSAEGYLQLYRIAAQTGCHYFTVNVRSTLCNDCGHISKHTDWQCGECGSEHIDHATRVIGYLKRVSAFSAGRRAEHGRRFYHV from the coding sequence ATGATCCGTCTGCACCCGGAGCAGCTGACTGCCAAGCTGGACAGTTTTTATCGCTACATGAGGGCGGCCAATGCCGCCGATGGCTCCAGCATGGACCCCAATGCCAACGTCACCCACAAGAACATCGCCACCGCCGAAGCCGAGCTGATGAAGGACTTTTTTGTGCAGGTGAACCGGGGCCTGGTAAAAAACAAGATTGCCGAGCAGTTCGGTGATGAGCTGGCGGCGGAATATGCACGCCAGATTGAGGCCCACGAAATCTATGTGCACGACGAAACCAGCCTCAAGCCCTACTGCGTGTCCATGACCATGTATCCCTTTCTGCTGGACGGTCTGACCAGACTCGGGGGCGAAAGCCGGGCGCCCCGGCATCTGGAGTCGTTCTGCGGGGCTTTTGTGAATCTGGTGTTTGCGGTCAGCTCCCAGTTTGCCGGGGCCGTGGCCACGGTGGAGTTTCTGACCTACTTCGATTATTTCGCCCGCAAGGACTATGGTGACGATTATCTCGGTACCCATGCTCATGCCATCGACAATCACCTGCAGCATGTGGTGTATGCCATCAACCAGCCGGCGGCGGCCCGGGGCTACCAGAGCGTGTTCTGGAACATTTCCCTGTTTGACCGGGACTATTTCGCCAGCCTGTTTGAGCACTTTGTGTTTCCCGATGGCAGCGTACCGGCGGCCGGGTCGGTACGCCGGCTGCAGGCGTATTTTCTGAACTGGTTCAACGAGGAGCGGCGCAAGGCGGTACTCACCTTTCCGGTGGTGACCGCCGCCATGCTCACTCGAAACGGGGCTCCTGCCGATGACGACTTTGCCGCCCTGTGCGCCGGTGAGATGAGCCGGGGCAACAGCTTTTTTGTGTATATGTCGGACAGCGCCGACTCGCTGGCATCCTGCTGCCGGTTGCGCAACGAGATGACCGACAACACCTTTTCATACACCCTCGGGGCCGGGGGCGTGGCCACCGGCTCCATCAACGTGATCACCCTCAACATGAACCGGCTGGAGCAGGATGGCCGGGATCTGCGCACCGAGGTGCAGAAAATTCAGCGCTATCAGGTGGCCTATCGCCGGCTGATGGAGGTGTTTCAGCAGCAGGGCCTGCTCACCGTGTATGACGCCGGCTTTATCAGCCTCGACAAGCAGTTTCTGACCATAGGGGTGAACGGCATGGTGGAAGCGGCGGAGTCCCGGGGCATTCGGGTGGGCAACAATGCCGGCTACCGGCGCTTTGTGCGGGAGCGGCTGAAAGTGATTTATGACGCCAACCGGGCAGCGCGGCGGGAATACGGCTATCTGTTCAATACCGAGTTTGTGCCCGCCGAAAACCTGGGGGTGAAAAACGCCAAGTGGGACCGGGCCGACGGCTATGCCGTGCCCCGGGACTGCTACAACTCCTACTTCTATGCGGTGGAAGACGAGGAGACGCAGGTGCTGGACAAGTTTGTGCTCCACGGCCACGAGCTGGTGCAATATCTGGACGGCGGCTCGGCTTTGCACCTGAACCTGGACGAGCACCTGTCGGCGGAGGGCTACTTACAGCTTTACCGCATTGCCGCGCAGACCGGCTGCCATTACTTTACCGTGAACGTGCGCAGCACCCTGTGCAACGACTGTGGCCATATCAGCAAGCATACCGACTGGCAGTGCGGTGAGTGCGGCAGCGAGCACATTGACCATGCCACCCGGGTGATTGGCTATCTCAAGCGGGTGTCGGCCTTCAGCGCCGGCCGCCGGGCCGAGCACGGCCGGCGTTTCTACCACGTTTAA
- a CDS encoding translation initiation factor yields MSNIVFSTDPGWQPEQNGGKPDQGPFPDDGIIRLRRETKGRKGAGVICVYGIGPGQVGEVAKKLKKQLGTGGAVKKGVIEIQGDRLAQIRQWLEKAGFTVKQVGG; encoded by the coding sequence ATGAGCAACATCGTTTTCAGTACCGATCCCGGCTGGCAACCGGAGCAGAACGGCGGCAAGCCGGATCAGGGCCCGTTTCCCGACGACGGCATCATACGTCTGCGCCGGGAAACCAAGGGCCGCAAGGGCGCCGGCGTAATTTGCGTGTATGGCATCGGCCCCGGTCAGGTGGGCGAAGTGGCCAAAAAGCTCAAGAAACAGCTGGGCACCGGCGGCGCGGTGAAAAAAGGCGTAATCGAAATTCAGGGCGATCGCCTGGCGCAGATCAGGCAGTGGCTGGAAAAGGCCGGTTTTACCGTGAAGCAGGTGGGCGGTTAA
- the nrdG gene encoding anaerobic ribonucleoside-triphosphate reductase activating protein, whose product MLNAFEPRVVLQEVPGEVSLAWLVTGCPLACPGCHSQDSWDPHAGTPLTEARLNRWLDRYDGLVSCVLFFGGEWDRHSLLALLRHCRRLGLKTCLYTGRERISGLLMAELDYLKTGPWRAELGGLDSPYTNQQLRCLTTGELLNHHFRRAP is encoded by the coding sequence ATGCTGAATGCCTTTGAGCCGCGGGTGGTGCTGCAGGAAGTGCCGGGCGAAGTGAGCCTGGCCTGGCTGGTGACCGGCTGTCCGCTGGCCTGCCCGGGTTGCCACAGCCAGGACAGCTGGGATCCGCATGCGGGCACGCCACTGACCGAGGCGCGCTTGAACCGGTGGCTGGACCGCTATGACGGACTGGTGAGCTGTGTGTTGTTTTTTGGCGGAGAATGGGATCGCCACAGCCTGCTGGCACTGTTGCGCCATTGCCGCAGGCTCGGTCTGAAAACCTGTCTTTATACCGGCCGCGAACGGATATCCGGCCTGCTGATGGCGGAGCTGGATTACCTCAAGACCGGGCCCTGGCGCGCGGAGCTGGGCGGACTCGATTCTCCTTATACCAATCAGCAACTGCGGTGTCTGACCACCGGCGAGTTGCTTAACCATCATTTTCGGAGAGCACCATGA
- the uvrB gene encoding excinuclease ABC subunit UvrB has protein sequence MSKTFQLVSDYQPGGDQPAAIAQLLDGIESGLAHQTLLGVTGSGKTFTMANVIATLNRPTMVLAPNKTLAAQLYGEMKEFFPHNAVEYFVSYYDYYQPEAYVPTTDTFIEKDASINDHIEQMRLSATKALMERRDVIIVASVSAIYGLGDPQSYLSMMLHLRTGDTLNQRDMLRRLAELQYSRNDAAFQRGTFRVRGEVVDIFPAESDDQAVRVELFDDEIERISLFDPLTGAVLQTLARFTIYPKTHYVTPRETLLEAIEHIKAELKERKAQLLAANKLLEEQRISQRTQFDIEMIQELGYCSGIENYSRYLSGRAEGEPPPTLFDYLPGDGLLIIDESHVTVPQIGGMYKGDRSRKETLVEYGFRLPSALDNRPLRFEEFEALMPQTVFVSATPGPYELDKSGDDIAEQVVRPTGLLDPELEVRPVATQVDDLLSEAKLRVAKGERVLVTTLTKRMAEDLTEYLNEHGVKVRYLHSDIDTVERMEIIRDLRLGEFDVLVGINLLREGLDMPEVSLVAILDADKEGFLRSERSLIQTIGRAARNLNGKAILYADTITRSMAAAIGETERRRAKQQAFNEEHGIVPRGLNKRITDVMDLDGTRRVGSKRAKEKTPLPEHLPSARELSHQIDELEKQMLAHAQNLEFEQAAAVRDRIHALREQLIRS, from the coding sequence ATGAGCAAAACGTTTCAACTGGTCAGTGACTATCAGCCCGGGGGCGATCAGCCCGCCGCCATCGCACAACTGCTGGACGGCATTGAGTCGGGGCTGGCGCACCAGACCCTGCTGGGGGTCACCGGCTCCGGCAAGACCTTTACCATGGCCAACGTCATTGCCACCCTCAACCGGCCCACCATGGTGCTGGCTCCCAACAAGACCCTGGCGGCCCAGTTGTATGGCGAAATGAAGGAGTTCTTTCCCCACAACGCGGTGGAGTACTTCGTTTCCTACTACGACTACTACCAGCCCGAGGCCTATGTGCCCACCACCGACACCTTTATTGAAAAGGATGCCTCCATCAACGATCACATCGAGCAGATGCGGCTGTCGGCTACCAAAGCGCTGATGGAGCGGCGGGATGTGATTATTGTGGCGTCGGTGTCGGCCATTTACGGCCTGGGGGATCCCCAGTCCTACCTCAGCATGATGCTGCACCTGCGTACCGGCGACACCCTCAACCAGAGGGACATGCTGCGCCGGCTGGCGGAACTGCAATACAGTCGCAACGACGCCGCCTTTCAGCGCGGCACCTTTCGCGTACGCGGCGAGGTGGTGGACATTTTTCCCGCCGAGTCGGACGATCAGGCGGTGCGGGTGGAGCTGTTCGACGATGAAATCGAGCGCATCAGCCTGTTCGATCCGCTCACCGGCGCCGTGCTGCAAACCCTGGCCCGTTTTACCATCTATCCCAAAACCCACTATGTGACGCCGCGGGAAACCCTGCTGGAAGCCATTGAGCACATCAAGGCGGAGCTGAAGGAGCGCAAGGCCCAGTTGCTGGCCGCCAACAAGCTGCTGGAAGAGCAGCGTATCAGCCAGCGCACCCAGTTTGACATCGAGATGATTCAGGAGCTGGGCTACTGCTCCGGCATTGAAAACTACTCCCGTTACCTCTCGGGCCGGGCCGAGGGCGAGCCGCCCCCCACCCTGTTTGACTACCTGCCCGGTGACGGCCTGCTGATCATCGACGAGTCCCACGTCACCGTGCCGCAGATCGGCGGCATGTACAAGGGCGACCGTTCGCGCAAGGAAACCCTGGTGGAATACGGCTTTCGCCTGCCCTCGGCGCTGGACAACAGACCCCTGCGCTTTGAGGAGTTTGAGGCGCTGATGCCGCAGACGGTGTTCGTGTCGGCTACTCCCGGCCCCTATGAGCTCGACAAGTCCGGCGACGACATTGCCGAGCAGGTGGTGCGCCCCACCGGCCTGCTCGACCCCGAGCTGGAGGTGCGGCCGGTGGCCACTCAGGTGGACGATCTGCTCTCCGAAGCGAAACTGCGAGTAGCGAAAGGCGAACGGGTGCTGGTGACCACCCTCACCAAGCGTATGGCGGAAGATCTCACCGAATACCTGAACGAGCACGGGGTCAAGGTGCGCTACCTGCACTCCGACATCGACACGGTGGAGCGCATGGAGATCATTCGCGATCTGCGTCTGGGCGAGTTTGATGTGCTGGTGGGCATCAACCTGCTGCGGGAAGGTCTGGACATGCCGGAAGTGTCTTTGGTGGCCATTCTCGATGCGGACAAGGAAGGCTTTTTACGCTCCGAGCGCTCGCTTATTCAGACCATAGGCCGGGCCGCCCGCAACCTCAACGGCAAGGCCATTCTCTATGCCGACACCATTACCCGCTCCATGGCCGCTGCCATCGGGGAAACCGAACGGCGCCGGGCCAAACAGCAGGCCTTTAACGAGGAGCACGGCATAGTGCCGCGCGGCCTCAACAAGCGCATCACCGATGTGATGGATCTGGACGGCACCAGGCGGGTGGGCTCAAAAAGGGCGAAAGAGAAAACCCCGCTGCCCGAGCACCTGCCCAGCGCCAGGGAGCTCAGCCATCAAATCGACGAGCTGGAAAAACAGATGCTGGCCCATGCCCAGAATCTGGAGTTTGAGCAGGCCGCGGCGGTGCGCGACCGTATTCATGCCCTGCGCGAACAGTTAATCCGCAGCTGA